A portion of the Apis mellifera strain DH4 linkage group LG6, Amel_HAv3.1, whole genome shotgun sequence genome contains these proteins:
- the LOC724352 gene encoding zinc finger protein 593 homolog — MTYKRKKYHRGDTHLKKGWRTKRRTKDLDEIDEDLKDENVKNLLNQEVDLDKPGAGQYYCIHCARYFINDTALQDHFTTKVHKRRLKALELEPYSIEESERAAGKGNYIIPKKRKIETINYTNYNMDVEPETSSQVKIVKVDV, encoded by the exons atgacttacaaacgtaaaaaatatcatagagGTGATACACATTTGAAAAAAGGTTGGCGAActaaaagaagaacaaaagaTTTAGATGAG attGATGAGGATTTGAAAGACGAAAATGTAAAGAATCTACTAAATCAAGAAGTAGATTTAGATAAACCAGGAGCAGgtcaatattattgtattcattGCGC gaggtattttataaatgacacTGCTTTACAAGATCATTTTACAACAAAAGTACATAAACGCAGATTAAAAGCTCTTGAATTAGAACCATATTCTATTGAAGAATCGGAAAGAGCAGCTGGTAAAGGAAActatattattccaaaaaaaaggaaaattgagactataaattatactaattataatatggaTGTTGAACCAGAAACTTCATCACAAGTTAAAATAGTTAAAGtggatgtataa